The nucleotide sequence GGAGGTCCCTTAATAGGTGGTAAAGTTGGTGGATGTTGTATCAGTGGTCCAGCCGGCTGATAATAtcctaattatatttatattatatttacttattttttacatatattttcatttatatatttttatatttattattacgtatatattttcttattttttcgcaaatgcgaattttatttttatttaatttaatttctaaaatattataatttaatatttatttattagataattataataaaaaaatataattaccacCATGTTGATGTGGTGCTGAAAATGCAGAATGTCTACGAGGTGACATATTTGAATGATTATTCTGACTACCTGGTGGTTGCATAGAAGATAATGCTCCCAATGGTGTGTATGATTTGCAAGGTTGTTccaatttttgctttttcaaaaaatataaatgcatatttaatattttgttttaattgtttatataatataataatatatgtgttttaataaaattaaaaaaaattctttaaatatataaataacaaacctGGTCATGGAGTTCAGTAGCAACTGCAGTAGCTGCAGTTTGAGTATGACTTGTTGAACTTATTCTATATTGCATACCAGCAATACTGCAAAAACCTTCATGATGTGTTGAACGAGTTTGATTAACATAAAcaccttaaataaaattaataatatataatatttattttaataacaaatataagaaatgaaattaataaaattaaataaaataccagTAATAGTAACATCTGTATCTTGATTAACAATAACAAGTTTATTAGATGGTTTTAGAACTTCATCTTGTTCTGAATTTTGTCTtgactttcttttttcaatatcagaATCATTTTGTttacgttttttaataatttccactTCTGATTCACTAGAAGAATCAAAACTACTACCACaacgatttttttcatctGAATAGGAAGCAGCTAGAATAGCTGTAGCATTAAGACTTGCCATCCTTTTACAAACAACCATATCTTTCAAATCCATtacttcttcatttttttttcttcgtttgataatttttttcttactatgttccatatttttatcacgTTCACATTCATCATCAGAAGAAGTTGAAGATGAAGAACTTTCTAGCATATCCCAATGTTTTCCACGTAATCCTGGTACATTTCTAAGTTTTCTTTTtggtatattttcttctatttttgtttctaatttcttttctttttctttacgaatttgttcttctttttcctctttagttttcttttgtttttctttttcaggcCTTGGTTTACAAAAACCACCAAGATAAACTCCTCcagtttcattttcatataagCAATGAACTTTGGCTAATGCATTTAAAGAAGCAACTCTATGTCGTTTTGGTCCATTCCAAAATCCGAACAATCTCATTCGTCTCATACGTTCATGCTCTGATGGTGAATTagctctttcttttcttttaatttctttctgtttattttttttggtttCATCATCACTTTCATCCTCTGACTCTGATAATAATgcattattacttatattatctCCATTAATTGGCTCATCCTTTAAATctgtatcaattatattttcactatCAATTTGTTCTtgtttagaagaaatattatcatttgaatTATCTTCACAAACCTTGATTTGTTTATTAGATTCTTCAGAAGATGTTTCTTCTGCAGAAGAAatcaattgattattattttccatttgtaCTTTtacagttttcttttttattatttttttatttatttttggagtacatttaacaatttttttgatatcttgTGATTTTAATTGTGCTTGctcttcttttccatttttatcaatatctttaTCTTCTTCTAATTCACTTTTTATGTCTGTTGTATGTGtttcttcatttaattcatctttgttcatgatttttttatgttcagctagtaatttttctgtttcttttgtatctattttttttttagatataactTTTtccacaaatattttcaatttatcatctttttttaatgtagaatttattttattagtttttgaaGGCAATTTAGCTTTCATATGTTTTCCTAACTTTGGTTTCTTCTcttgcataattttatttttagaaatattaacattttttctttttgttcttttcaTTGCTTCATCTTCTTCACTTACAGATGTTTCTTCATCTTTTAccaatctatttaatttaatttttttgtctaCAAATTTTTGAACTACCGATAAATGTGACTTTTTTGTTAAAACAGTCTTTCTAGAAATAccttttttttgtaatgatTTTGTCTTAGAATCTTTTTTAGTTCGTGCTAAAGAAGTTTTAGTATTTATTGTACCTTTGTCAAGAAGTTTTTTACGTTctgattttttatcttttatcacagatattttcatattttccttGATATCaggttttattaattttgaatctttctttttttcatctttaaattttttcttagaaatggAACAAatgatatctattttttcttcatgtaaatctttttcttctgtaatatttaaaagttttgattGATCTTCTATATTCTCATCATCAAATTttccacttttctttttttcctctttttcaaactttcttttattttccatagcttgtttttccaattttattttttcttctattttttgtactttctttttttctgtatCATAAGTACACTCATCTGTGACTTTTTCATctgttttatctaattttttttcttcaactttttcacattttttttcataatcttttatatacttttttttttcatctactTTTTCAGGTTTTTCTTTtcgcttttcttcaatttttttcttatcttctattttctttttttcttctgttttttctgatttcttcttatcactttctagtttcttttttgcatcttctcctttttcaagtttcttagattttttttctttccttatatCAGATATAGATTTCTCTAAAAATGAGCGACGTTTTTTAGCAGTTGGGATTTTTGTTGCCTTCCGGGCAACTGTTGCCTTTTTCTGTGGCTTCATTATGATTATTTCCTTTACATTTTCAGTTTGATAGGAATAtgctcaatatttaaaaaaaagcacTGAGCAAACTGTTAAAACTACCTAACTgccattgtaaaatattataaattttatcttttttcaagcTGACTATatctgaaatgaaaaaaaaaaatatttataaatttaatatttatcatagtgaaataatacaatatacaaaaacaaaataatttttgaaattaattttttttaagatatattttataacaataaaaaaaaattgtgatataaaaattcttagaaaataattttattttttgtaagaattttaaaatgatgattAATAGATAcctaatattatacaaaatgaaatacatttaCACATTTACACATttacaagtaaaaatatttctatatttctaaataattaaataaaataatataaaaaaatattcaaattgtataataatgataaaatgaaaaagaattacgaTCAAGATTGTCGGGTGCGCGCACTTTCATCGACTTGTTGACAAATCGATCCctttaaatttcattgctTCCATGATTTAACATACGTCAGATAAACTCATTGTTCGAGATTTTTTAATAGGATTCTCTAATATTTTgtcaacaaaatatattaaattcataaaaaatacaaagccaatgttaaaaatcaagaaattaaaaggaTAAGGATAATAGGATACCTTTTAAATGTATCCGTAGATGGCCACAAGTGGCTAACATAAACCTACTCTACTGATCGATGAATTTGTCACGTACGAAATTTTGCCAGACTTATACACTATTAGAAAAGTCCCAAGTAgtgtattttcaataaaaccacttgcacatttattatatatacataattaaatgataaaaaataaacgtaaaCTAACACAATTTATGTTTACCTCTAGCGAGCCCTTTTATTCCTACACACGGCCCgcgaacttttttttaaacaataaattaatatacaaatacaatagACTACtctgataatattttacttaaacacaccacaaaaaaaaaacaataacacgatctttttattaatacttccCGTCTGCTTCTACGAGACCTAACACGAATTTcacatttctttcttccaaaaCATGAATCTCACTAGACGTCCCTGCCCTTTTACCGTTGCCTTGTCGGCCATTTTCTTCCTCGCGCCGCTCCCCCACTTTTCCTTTATACGTTACTAAATAATAGATTCTCTGTTTTCCTTTAATCTCACTAGATGGAATCACTTTTTCGTGCTATGGTGACATCTACAATTTCTCGCgcgataatcaaataaatagttttaattaaataattaatcatcaaagtataaaaatgtacTGGAAGcgttatttttctcaatttcattgcaaattacaaaatatacaaatacaaaataaaggactcaagaatatgaaaattattggaaaaacaGATAATGCATTTAGATGGCAGAGAAAACATTAGcatgaagaaatgaaatatgatattagCAA is from Apis mellifera strain DH4 linkage group LG2, Amel_HAv3.1, whole genome shotgun sequence and encodes:
- the LOC100577995 gene encoding uncharacterized protein LOC100577995 isoform X5, producing the protein MKPQKKATVARKATKIPTAKKRRSFLEKSISDIRKEKKSKKLEKGEDAKKKLESDKKKSEKTEEKKKIEDKKKIEEKRKEKPEKVDEKKKYIKDYEKKCEKVEEKKLDKTDEKVTDECTYDTEKKKVQKIEEKIKLEKQAMENKRKFEKEEKKKSGKFDDENIEDQSKLLNITEEKDLHEEKIDIICSISKKKFKDEKKKDSKLIKPDIKENMKISVIKDKKSERKKLLDKGTINTKTSLARTKKDSKTKSLQKKGISRKTVLTKKSHLSVVQKFVDKKIKLNRLVKDEETSVSEEDEAMKRTKRKNVNISKNKIMQEKKPKLGKHMKAKLPSKTNKINSTLKKDDKLKIFVEKVISKKKIDTKETEKLLAEHKKIMNKDELNEETHTTDIKSELEEDKDIDKNGKEEQAQLKSQDIKKIVKCTPKINKKIIKKKTVKVQMENNNQLISSAEETSSEESNKQIKVCEDNSNDNISSKQEQIDSENIIDTDLKDEPINGDNISNNALLSESEDESDDETKKNKQKEIKRKERANSPSEHERMRRMRLFGFWNGPKRHRVASLNALAKVHCLYENETGGVYLGGFCKPRPEKEKQKKTKEEKEEQIRKEKEKKLETKIEENIPKRKLRNVPGLRGKHWDMLESSSSSTSSDDECERDKNMEHSKKKIIKRRKKNEEVMDLKDMVVCKRMASLNATAILAASYSDEKNRCGSSFDSSSESEVEIIKKRKQNDSDIEKRKSRQNSEQDEVLKPSNKLVIVNQDTDVTITGVYVNQTRSTHHEGFCSIAGMQYRISSTSHTQTAATAVATELHDQQKLEQPCKSYTPLGALSSMQPPGSQNNHSNMSPRRHSAFSAPHQHGGYYQPAGPLIQHPPTLPPIKGPPPEPTPTPPQNSEGSDDLVATSTTSGGTNSTGIFIQGGGFYRAYCPQYYGTPPQYADLCYPPTYSHPHAHPPPYYKYAPTYRRYFFRQYYGYQESGGGGGPGSGATAGGPAVVDYQPPPPPPGEYPLPPYYGGYPPPPPPPPPPPNPAYLHSQGRPFVDHAAFQGCPCPMQSCPKNVDTGPLIGNGKGAPVVSGPGLSLPPSALVGPPSPARGLAGLAPPHGANAWDTDRVQLNTHRNLNQNQPSVPPSHNLVGGHNHPRNSDCKNKDEKNCSEEKLRKCGCQKHACTSTCEVKLETLSPSEKLAVTTCPSSKFHNFKLENNNVKCESCSMEMGDNLSCVANCNVKCESDYKCDIMKCEQCMKEGQMAILEIDKDSGILLDDKLDADPDVKEELSDVIAIDNENWKKPDYEPTVQETIEETVDIIEKPETEEHPKCQKVTKRKLSLDSLSDSRKKRKVSKRTLSVGSSQDLNNSDFSTRISIPILSFIKKIDNNSDEGVSKKKQSKKDNQNQKRKVENPNCLENAMKKSKTFKQSTINNIPNCVKHAATDNSIMETINNVIQQSLQMTQKRDRKSKNIEKGKKEVNLLSVVKKSTKKIDLVKELTSEKVSKVINKNKHSKSKSENQRTKSRTHEKNRCKGKGKSKTHETKTKDNGKKHESTAKSKTYDIHESTKKPALIKKKRKSTKKLPVKKSSSKVDDCLVGSESLILTRKTFLKPKWSNGWSWEGDPFEAKVYLTNEESAIRRCYASMKHESGDVLRPRDCVLLKSGPRKADLPFVAKIAALWENPDDGEMMFSLLWYYRPEHTEQGRTQYDTEDEVFASRHRDANSVACIEDKCYILTFNEYCRPSKISSGRSSSR
- the LOC100577995 gene encoding uncharacterized protein LOC100577995 isoform X6 is translated as MKPQKKATVARKATKIPTAKKRRSFLEKSISDIRKEKKSKKLEKGEDAKKKLESDKKKSEKTEEKKKIEDKKKIEEKRKEKPEKVDEKKKYIKDYEKKCEKVEEKKLDKTDEKVTDECTYDTEKKKVQKIEEKIKLEKQAMENKRKFEKEEKKKSGKFDDENIEDQSKLLNITEEKDLHEEKIDIICSISKKKFKDEKKKDSKLIKPDIKENMKISVIKDKKSERKKLLDKGTINTKTSLARTKKDSKTKSLQKKGISRKTVLTKKSHLSVVQKFVDKKIKLNRLVKDEETSVSEEDEAMKRTKRKNVNISKNKIMQEKKPKLGKHMKAKLPSKTNKINSTLKKDDKLKIFVEKVISKKKIDTKETEKLLAEHKKIMNKDELNEETHTTDIKSELEEDKDIDKNGKEEQAQLKSQDIKKIVKCTPKINKKIIKKKTVKVQMENNNQLISSAEETSSEESNKQIKVCEDNSNDNISSKQEQIDSENIIDTDLKDEPINGDNISNNALLSESEDESDDETKKNKQKEIKRKERANSPSEHERMRRMRLFGFWNGPKRHRVASLNALAKVHCLYENETGGVYLGGFCKPRPEKEKQKKTKEEKEEQIRKEKEKKLETKIEENIPKRKLRNVPGLRGKHWDMLESSSSSTSSDDECERDKNMEHSKKKIIKRRKKNEEVMDLKDMVVCKRMASLNATAILAASYSDEKNRCGSSFDSSSESEVEIIKKRKQNDSDIEKRKSRQNSEQDEVLKPSNKLVIVNQDTDVTITGVYVNQTRSTHHEGFCSIAGMQYRISSTSHTQTAATAVATELHDQQKLEQPCKSYTPLGALSSMQPPGSQNNHSNMSPRRHSAFSAPHQHGGYYQPAGPLIQHPPTLPPIKGPPPEPTPTPPQNSEGSDDLVATSTTSGGTNSTGIFIQGGGFYRAYCPQYYGTPPQYADLCYPPTYSHPHAHPPPYYKYAPTYRRYFFRQYYGYQESGGGGGPGSGATAGGPAVVDYQPPPPPPGEYPLPPYYGGYPPPPPPPPPPPNPAYLHSQGRPFVDHAAFQGCPCPMQSCPKNVDTGPLIGNGKGAPVVSGPGLSLPPSALVGPPSPARGLAGLAPPHGANAWDTDRVQLNTHRNLNQNQPSVPPSHNLVGGHNHPRNSDCKNKDEKNCSEEKLRKCGCQKHACTSTCEVKLETLSPSEKLAVTTCPSSKFHNFKLENNNVKCESCSMEMGDNLSCVANCNVKCESDYKCDIMKCEQCMKEGQMAILEIDKDSGILLDDKLDADPDVKEELSDVIAIDNENWKKPDYEPTVQETIEETVDIIEKPETEEHPKCQKVTKRKLSLDSLSDSRKKRKVSKRTLSVGSSQDLNNSDFSTRISIPILSFIKKIDNNSDEGVSKKKQSKKDNQNQKRKVENPNCLENAMKKSKTFKQSTINNIPNCVKHAATDNSIMETINNVIQQSLQMTQKRDRKSKNIEKGKKEVNLLSVVKKSTKKIDLVKELTSEKVSKVINKNKHSKSKSENQRTKSRTHEKNRCKGKGKSKTHETKTKDNGKKHESTAKSKTYDIHESTKKPALIKKKRKSTKKLPVKKSSSKVDDCLVGSESLILTRKTFLKPKWSNGWSWEGDPFEAKVYLTNEESAIRRCYASMKHESGDVLRPRDCVLLKSGPRKADLPFVAKIAALWENPDDGEMMFSLLWYYRPEHTEQGRTQYDTEDEVFASRHRDANSVACIEDKCYILTFNEYCRSHLCNIGIIL